A stretch of DNA from Lotus japonicus ecotype B-129 chromosome 4, LjGifu_v1.2:
catagaaattaatctcatatatataaatttcttattcaacCGTTAAAGATTTCATGGATGTGGTTAACTGCATGGTGGTCATTATCCAATAAAGTAAGTCAAAGTCACTTTTCTTTacaataaaatattaaacaaaaCAACAGTCAAATCCAATTACTTTTTGACTATTACTTTGCTAATTTCTAAAGCTGCCAAAGATGGCTTCTATATAAATTGCAAATTACACTGGGGTTTCATGCAACGTGGTTACGGTGGTGAAAATAAGAGACAATAGCTTGGTTTAATTTCTTAACTAACAAATATGTTGAAGGCCTTAGTTACAGTTGTTGCTATATTGGCGATTTTTGCAGCAACAAACATGTTCATAGTCTCTGTGCATGCTCAACAAGGTGGTGGTGACTTGGGGGGCCCTAGGACAACAGTGAGTGTTGAAAATTACATTGGTCATTCTGTTTCTGTACATTGCTGGTCATCGGAAGATGATGTTGGCGAACATAACTTAGGCGATGGACAAAAGTTTTCGTGGTCCTTCAAAGTTAACATTTTTGGTACTACAAAGTTTGTTTGCACTCTGAAATGGAACAACATGGAAAAAACTGTAACAATTTATCATGCTAAAAAGGATAAGAGCCTGTGTGCAACGCAGTGCCTCCGAGATATTAGACCAGATGGACTCTATTT
This window harbors:
- the LOC130713421 gene encoding S-protein homolog 5-like is translated as MLKALVTVVAILAIFAATNMFIVSVHAQQGGGDLGGPRTTVSVENYIGHSVSVHCWSSEDDVGEHNLGDGQKFSWSFKVNIFGTTKFVCTLKWNNMEKTVTIYHAKKDKSLCATQCLRDIRPDGLYFYHQYDVSWEKRIGW